A window from Phaeocystidibacter marisrubri encodes these proteins:
- a CDS encoding transposase, translating into MTQLIQAQPQIQKNFSFITSITGVGPITATELILLTENFQRINSARKAAAYAGVCPYTSQSPLSNQSKSQIAPAHLCQDHLHS; encoded by the coding sequence ATGACCCAGCTCATTCAAGCTCAACCGCAGATCCAAAAGAACTTTTCGTTTATTACTTCCATCACAGGAGTGGGGCCTATTACAGCTACAGAACTCATCTTACTAACCGAAAACTTTCAGCGTATCAATTCCGCTCGAAAAGCAGCCGCATACGCAGGTGTCTGTCCTTATACCAGCCAGAGTCCATTATCGAACCAGTCGAAATCTCAAATCGCTCCTGCACATCTGTGCCAAGACCATTTGCATTCATAA